The genomic interval TGAGCAGGGATGCGGCCGCCGTGAGGAGGCGGTCCGGCACGAGCTGATGGTGATCGCGCCATCGGTAGGCGGCATCGGCCGCGTAGAACAGGCCCACCCCGCCACTGAGGGCGATCGCCGGCAGCAGCGGTAAGGGGTCGGACACGTGCTCGAGCGCCGCGCTGGCGCCGAAGCCGAAGAAGGCGACCCCGGCGACCAGGGGAAGGTGGAGGTAGCTGTAGGCGTCGCGGGCCAGTCGGGCGCGTTCGGGCCCGTCGGCGTCTTTGAGGCGTTGCTCGGCGCCGGCGGTCAGACCGAAGTAGGTCCACCACAGCGAGGCGGCGATCAGGACTCCGAGGACGGCGGCGGCGAGCACGACCGGTTGCTGCAGGTGCTCGCTGGCCCCGGTGCCCAGCCCGACGACGGCTTCACCGAGCGCGATGATGATGATGTTGCCGTGGCGCTCGACGAAGTAGGAGGGCACCACCCGGAAAACCTCGATCCCGGCGACCAGGGGTCCGCCGAAGTCGATGATGGCTGCACCGATCCAGAGCAGCTCTCGGTAGGGGGATGGGAAGGCGGCGGCGACGGCGATCAGGACGGGTGCGATGAGCAGGCTCGGGACCAGCCGCAGGAGGCCTGCACGGAGGTGTTCTTCGTCGTGGGAGGCGGCCACGACGAACAAGACCAGGTGGATGACGCGGATGGTGAGCAGGGCAAGCCCGAAGACGAGGGCTCCGGTGCTGAACGCGGTCGGGAGTGCGCTTGCGGCCAGCAGCATCGCAGCCATGGCGGCGATGACCAAGCAGCGAAATACCACCCGATTCGTGGTGAAGGTGTTGGTGAGCCACGTGTAGCAGACCCAGGCCCACCACACCGCCAGCAGGCCGAGCACACCATGACCGAAACCCCGCCACGAAACGTCCTCCCGCACCAGCTCGGTCAGCTGCGCCATCGCGTACACGAACACCAGGTCGAAGAACAGCTCTAGGTCGCCCACCGACCCGCTGCCGTTGTCCCGCGCGCCGGCCTCGCTGCCCGGCTCAGAGTTCTCTGACATCCGCGAAATCATCCCCTTTCAAGCCCGGCAACTCCCACCCCCGAACCGACGGTGCTGCCGCGCCGTCCGAAGCGCTGCCCGGACCGACCGGGCTGCGCCCTTGGGCAGGGGTCACAGCATTTCTAGTGGTCGCGGTCCGCTCGGGGGCGGGAACGCACGGTCCAGAGCATCCAGGTCTTCGCGGGTCAGCTCCACCTCCAGTGCTGTGGCGTTGTCTCG from Brachybacterium huguangmaarense carries:
- a CDS encoding low temperature requirement protein A produces the protein MSENSEPGSEAGARDNGSGSVGDLELFFDLVFVYAMAQLTELVREDVSWRGFGHGVLGLLAVWWAWVCYTWLTNTFTTNRVVFRCLVIAAMAAMLLAASALPTAFSTGALVFGLALLTIRVIHLVLFVVAASHDEEHLRAGLLRLVPSLLIAPVLIAVAAAFPSPYRELLWIGAAIIDFGGPLVAGIEVFRVVPSYFVERHGNIIIIALGEAVVGLGTGASEHLQQPVVLAAAVLGVLIAASLWWTYFGLTAGAEQRLKDADGPERARLARDAYSYLHLPLVAGVAFFGFGASAALEHVSDPLPLLPAIALSGGVGLFYAADAAYRWRDHHQLVPDRLLTAAASLLIIPPALTMPAWSVLTALTAVGALRLTCELVRRPRIGPAVAGQVH